A window of Cyanobacteria bacterium QS_8_64_29 genomic DNA:
TAAGGAGGACCTGCCATGTCCGAAGCAACTGACGAAATCGTCGAAAAGCTCAAATCCCTCTCGCTGCTTGAGGCTTCCGAGCTCGTCAAGCAGATTGAGGACACCTTTAACGTGAGTGCCTCGGCTCCTGCTGCCGGTGTGGTGGCAGCGGCTCCCGGGGGCGGTCAGGCCGCCGCCGAGGAGGAAGCCGAGGAGCAAACCGAGTTCGATATCGTGCTCGATGAGATCCCCTCTGACAAGAAAATTGCCGTGCTAAAA
This region includes:
- a CDS encoding 50S ribosomal protein L7/L12, which codes for MSEATDEIVEKLKSLSLLEASELVKQIEDTFNVSASAPAAGVVAAAPGGGQAAAEEEAEEQTEFDIVLDEIPSDKKIAVLKVVRGITGYGLKEAKELVESLPTTLKEGASKEEADDMQKQLEEAGAQVSVK